TCATCATCTTATCCAGCATGGCCGCAGCATCATAACCAGCCTGATACTGGTCGATCTTCACACTTGATAAAGGAGGATTACTCATCCCGCAGATAAGCGGATCATTATCCACACCGATAATCGCACAATCATCTGGGACCCGTAGATCCGCCTCCTGACACAACCCCACAAGCCTCCGGCCAAGGTCATCATTCGTAGCCATGAGAGCAGTACGGTGCGGAAGCGATTCCAGCCATTGTATAATTTCAAGGTTATCAGTTCCGCCCCATGAATCAGAAGGAATCCAGAAATTATTAACCGCATAATCCGCCTTTTGGAGCCATGCGGTAAAATGCTTCCCGCGATCGATTGACCAGGGCCGATCTTTATAACCACAGTAGGCAAAATTTCTGAAACCACGTTGAAGAAAATGCTCCGCAATGGTTTTGCTCACAGCCTGGTCATCAGTATTTGCCCACCCTGCTCCTTTGCTTATTGCTTTGCTGAAAGTAAAATCGATTGCGGGAACTCCCGCTTTGATCGAAGCCGGCACACCTGCCATGTCCCTGACCATCATACCATCCAGTTTTATCCCTTCAAGCGGCGCTTCAAGACTTCCCAGCCCCAATGGATGCCAATGAAAGTTCCACGGGCCAAAATGCCGCGCATAATCTGCCAAGCCCGCAATCAGTTGCCTCCCGGATTCACGAGAGGACTCAATCATTACCAAAACATCCCGTTTGGAACTCATGTCGGTAACAAGCAACTCCTCATCTTCTTTTTCCAAGAAATGACCAATGCTCTGTCAATCAAAGACTGAAATATGGGTAGCATGTAACGACATAAAAGGAGAACTTCTCCAGGCAGCTTCACAGACTCGTAACCAAAGGCTCCTTGACCTGATGAAGCCAGTCGGCATTCTATATAATAGGGAGGACTTCTGTGAGTGCAGTTGAGCCTCAAGAAATCAAAAACCAAGGTATTTTCACGACTTGAAAGATTATGCAGATTATCGCACACCGGGGAGCATCCGCTCAAGCACCAGAAAACACAATTGCCAGCATCCGACGGGCCTGGGAGTTGGGTGCCGATGGTATTGAGATCGATATTCTGCTGACCAAGGACAACGTGCCAGTGGCCATACACGACAGCCACACTGGACGCGTCGGTGACCTCAAACTAACGATCAAAGACTCCACCCTGGCAGAATTGAAACAGGTGGACGTAGGCTCAAAGTTCAGCAGCGAGTTTGCCGGTGAGCGCATTCCAACCCTTGAAGAGGTCATGGCGGAGATCCCCGAGCGAAAGTATCTTTTTATAGAGGCCAAGGAAGCCCATGCATCCAATCTCGCCAAAGCCCTGATTCCATTATTTAGCCAACACCTGGACTGGATAGCGGGCAGGCAGATGGTTTTTATGAGCTTCTTTCCAGATTTACTTTGGACCATGGCGGCCAAGTTCCCCGATCTCACCTCTTTGCTCTTACTCGATAATGCTCGCCGCCTTCCCCGCAAAATCCCGACAAACCTGCCAAGTGATTCACTGCCAGTTCATGGACTTGGCCTTTCAAGCAAGATTACCCTGCCGGACGAACAACGCGAAGCATTGATCGCTGCAGGAGCCATCCTCAATGTCTGGACCGTCAATAACCCCGATGACGAAGACAAGTGGGCAGACGCAGGATTCGATTTCCTGACGACAGACTTTCCCGAACTGTTCCTCGCCAAACGAAACGAAACCACGACTTAGTTCCTTCTTCCGGCAGATGCCTGTTGCCACAAAAATGCAAAAAACACGAAAAAGAAAGTGTTAGATTTTGCTGTACCTTTTTTGTGAATTCTTGTGCTTTTTCGTGGCTAAAAAAATCCCGTAGTTGAGTTACTATGTCGAATCGGTAAATTCAAAAATGAACGAAGCACCAAAACGAATCTTGATTACCGGTGTCACACGTGGATTGGGACGTGCGATGGCAGACGGCTTCATCCAACGTGGACATACCGTGATAGGCTGTGGTCGCAACCATACGGCAATCGATGAACTCAATCAGGCTCATCCAAAGCCTAATAAGTTTTTCGCTTGCGATGTCGTAGATGACAATGCGGTGAAAGCATTCGCAGATGAAGTCATCAAAGCATCCGGGCCTCCGGATTTACTAATCAACAATGCGGCCTTACTCAACAAACCCGCCAAACTTTGGGATGTACCAGAAGCGGAGTTCTCGCAAGTAATCGACGTAAACATCAAAGGAGTCGCTAACATAATCCGGCATATTGTCCCATCCATGGTTAAACGTAACTCGGGTATTATTGTGAACTTGAGTTCCGGCTGGGGACGCAGCACCGCTCCTGAAGTCGCACCCTATTGCGCAACGAAATGGGCCATCGAGGGCCTAAACCAAGCCATGTCACAAGAGCTGCCAAACGGAATGGCTTGCGTTGCACTGAATCCTGGCATCATTGATACAGATATGCTCCGCACAGCCTTTGGTGAAGAAGCTTCCAGCTCATACCACGGAGCAGAAGAATGGGCAGAAAAGGCAATGGATGATATACTAAGTTACGGCCCCGCCGATAATGGCATGCAACGCAGCATCTGAACTACTGATGCAAATTAGAAAGCAAAAACCTACTCGGCATTAATCTGACTTATATATTTCCGGTCATTAATTGTATGCTTTCTTGCAAGAAACAAAGCAGCACGCCGACCATAACCTGGTTCATTTATATTAAAGCATATTGACCTAAAATACACCCACCATAATCGTCGAGCCCCTTTTGGATCAGGCTCAGTCCCATCCAGCCCATTGGCAAGAGTACGCATCTCAGCAAGGTCCTTATACTGCCTGAGAATGCCACCGATAGCATCAGTATCCACACGCTTAAGCTGCGAAGCATAGCGCATCACTATTTCTGTCCTGGGCTCAAACAAACAGACATACACGATGAGGCGATCATAAGTATGATCCGGAATCACTTGATAGCAACGATCGAGGAGTTCGTAAAGGTCGGCAAAGCGACGCTTTATCGCCATCGCCAAACCAATATTGAGAAGAAACCATAGCTCCAAGTCTTGACGTTCAGCCCAGCCAGATGCCCACTTAACAGTGGCGCCATACATTCTTACAGAACTTAAAGCATAAGTGACCGCACCATACAGAACCTTATTCTCATAGTAATAATCCCGATTAAGATAAAGAGCTAATCGGATCATATATCTCCGCTGTTTCTCCCCACAGGTTTCCAGTAATTGAATATGCGTGTAAACAGTCGTAATATTCTGTGGAGGGAACTTACGAGCACGATACAATGTGCGCAAAACTCCCGCTTTCTCCATTGAACAAAGAGCCCAGAAGCGACCAAGCGAATTAGGAAGTTGTTGTTCCTGCTGAAGGCAAACGCGACTCTTCTTCTCGAACCATTTTTTCCCAAAACTCTTTTTCAACTTATCAAACGCACTATCCATGCATGAGCAATAGGGATCTGAAATCAGGACTTCAAAAGCGGCCCACGCCTGCTCCTGTTCTTTTCGATGGCAGTAAAGCGAAACCTCGTAGTATGCATAATCCGTACTGCCACCGACCTGTTTGAGCCGTTCGATAACTTCCAAGGCCGCAGCTTCATCCTTGGCTTTCAAGCAATTATCAAAGTACTGAATAGTCCCGTATAGATAGGTTGGGTCTAACTGGTGTGCTCTCTTAAATGCTCGCTTTGCTTCATCGGGTAAATGTATCGAGTCACATGCTGCCCCCAGGTGACCGAAAGCCACTGCATTCTCAGGCTCTAATTCCGTCCATGTCGTTGCGGCCTTATAGTATTCTCTTTTCTTACTCTTTTCATAACATTCAGTAAGATTCTTCGCAGCAACAATATTTAAAGCATCAAGTTTAAGAATCTCCTTAAAAGACCGGGCTGCTCTTTCCCAATCTCCACTGTGCTTTTCAATCAAACCACGGCGCATTGCGAGCTGAGTCTTTTCCTGGAAATTTCCCTCTTCATAGTCACAGCACTTCAACGCTTCTTCGTAGTGGCCAAGCTCAGTTAGATAATACCCCTTCAAGTCACGTGCATCGACGGAATCCGGAGCCAGCTCAAGCGTCTTATTGATTGCAGTAAGAGCATCTGACCAAAGCTGCACTCGCCCAAAGATGACTGCGAGATTCAAATATTTATCCGCAGATGGTGGATCTTCTTGAGACTCTGTAATGAAAAATTCGATCAATTCACGATAACGATCACGCTTCTGAAATTCACCGATAAGCT
The Rubellicoccus peritrichatus DNA segment above includes these coding regions:
- a CDS encoding glycerophosphodiester phosphodiesterase, which codes for MQIIAHRGASAQAPENTIASIRRAWELGADGIEIDILLTKDNVPVAIHDSHTGRVGDLKLTIKDSTLAELKQVDVGSKFSSEFAGERIPTLEEVMAEIPERKYLFIEAKEAHASNLAKALIPLFSQHLDWIAGRQMVFMSFFPDLLWTMAAKFPDLTSLLLLDNARRLPRKIPTNLPSDSLPVHGLGLSSKITLPDEQREALIAAGAILNVWTVNNPDDEDKWADAGFDFLTTDFPELFLAKRNETTT
- a CDS encoding DNA-binding transcriptional regulator; translation: MEKEDEELLVTDMSSKRDVLVMIESSRESGRQLIAGLADYARHFGPWNFHWHPLGLGSLEAPLEGIKLDGMMVRDMAGVPASIKAGVPAIDFTFSKAISKGAGWANTDDQAVSKTIAEHFLQRGFRNFAYCGYKDRPWSIDRGKHFTAWLQKADYAVNNFWIPSDSWGGTDNLEIIQWLESLPHRTALMATNDDLGRRLVGLCQEADLRVPDDCAIIGVDNDPLICGMSNPPLSSVKIDQYQAGYDAAAMLDKMMKGKPPKNLVVTAQVGELIVRQSSDIIAVEDAAVSKALRFIQQNAHRAVKVDEVARASGLFRRSLERRFREHLSRSISDYCREARAERLEKILRETRLNLEEIAEQSGFSEASHLTRFFITVRGESPSQYRKRVSLR
- a CDS encoding SDR family oxidoreductase, which encodes MNEAPKRILITGVTRGLGRAMADGFIQRGHTVIGCGRNHTAIDELNQAHPKPNKFFACDVVDDNAVKAFADEVIKASGPPDLLINNAALLNKPAKLWDVPEAEFSQVIDVNIKGVANIIRHIVPSMVKRNSGIIVNLSSGWGRSTAPEVAPYCATKWAIEGLNQAMSQELPNGMACVALNPGIIDTDMLRTAFGEEASSSYHGAEEWAEKAMDDILSYGPADNGMQRSI